In the genome of Pseudomonas sp. HS6, one region contains:
- the yghU gene encoding glutathione-dependent disulfide-bond oxidoreductase, which yields MSKTPYVPPRVWTHSAPSGGQFANINRPIAGPTHDKALPVGKHPLQLYSLATPNGVKVTILLEELLALGHTGAEYDAWLIRINEGDQFSSGFVEINPNSKIPALLDRGVEPTIRVFESGSILLYLAEKFGAFLPTDLAGRTETLNWLFWQMGAAPYLGGGFGHFYAYAPDKLEYPINRFTMETKRQLDVLDRRLAESPYLAGDNYTIADIAVWPWYGQLVRNNVYGAAEFLSAHEYTHVQRWAEEIANRPAVIRGQRVNRTWGDEASQVPERHEADDLG from the coding sequence ATGAGCAAGACGCCTTACGTACCACCCAGGGTCTGGACCCACAGCGCGCCGTCCGGCGGCCAGTTCGCCAACATCAACCGCCCGATTGCCGGACCGACTCACGACAAGGCACTGCCGGTCGGCAAGCATCCGTTACAGCTGTATTCGCTGGCCACGCCCAATGGCGTCAAGGTCACCATCCTGCTCGAAGAGTTGCTGGCGCTCGGGCACACCGGGGCCGAATACGACGCCTGGCTGATCCGCATCAACGAGGGCGACCAGTTCTCCAGCGGCTTTGTCGAGATCAATCCGAACTCCAAGATCCCGGCACTGCTGGATCGCGGCGTCGAGCCCACCATCCGAGTTTTCGAGTCCGGCTCGATCCTGCTTTACCTCGCCGAAAAGTTCGGCGCCTTCCTGCCCACCGATCTCGCAGGCCGTACCGAAACCCTGAACTGGCTGTTCTGGCAGATGGGCGCGGCACCCTATCTGGGCGGTGGCTTCGGGCATTTTTATGCCTACGCGCCGGACAAGCTCGAATACCCGATCAACCGTTTCACCATGGAAACCAAGCGTCAGCTGGATGTGCTCGACCGACGCCTCGCTGAAAGCCCTTACCTTGCCGGCGACAACTACACCATCGCCGACATTGCCGTCTGGCCGTGGTACGGACAACTGGTGCGCAACAACGTGTACGGGGCAGCCGAATTCCTGTCGGCTCACGAATACACCCACGTGCAGCGCTGGGCCGAGGAGATCGCCAACCGGCCTGCGGTCATTCGTGGGCAACGCGTCAACCGCACCTGGGGTGATGAAGCAAGCCAGGTGCCGGAACGACATGAGGCTGATGATCTGGGCTGA
- a CDS encoding LLM class flavin-dependent oxidoreductase yields the protein MSDPKPLLFALYEQASVGCGGAPSLWTHPADERLAINSLGYWSNLARIADQAHLDMLFFGDVLGFYDVFGGNADAAMKWAVEAPANDPLMIIPALAAVTENLAFGVTVTTSYEHPFTHARRFSTLDHLTNGRVGWNIVTSYLSSAARNFGLEQMIKHDDRYERAEEFLDVAYKLWEGSWADDAVVADKARQLYARGDRVRPINHEGTHYRVAGPHLTSPSPQRTPLLIQAGWSGRGREFAAKHAELIFIAKSNPQEIRQGLEDIWAKAQARGRQREDVKSLTVLRIVTAKTEIEAQRKYDELQSNYHLQAQLVSYAGDTGIDISRYADSDALSTHTEGLTSYVMRPDGSGKPLTAGDVKQRFASVTRGSDLILVGTPQQVADRIEEHARISGTSGYMLNPLISPGSLEDFVELIIPELQKRGLYRTEPQRGTFRSRLRDDGSSHLPASAYGASFRFEKSQ from the coding sequence ATGTCCGATCCTAAACCTCTGCTGTTTGCACTCTATGAACAAGCCAGTGTCGGGTGTGGCGGTGCGCCGAGCCTCTGGACCCACCCGGCTGACGAACGACTGGCGATCAACTCGCTGGGCTATTGGTCGAACCTGGCGCGGATTGCCGATCAGGCTCACCTCGACATGCTGTTCTTTGGTGATGTGCTGGGTTTCTACGATGTGTTCGGCGGCAATGCCGATGCAGCCATGAAATGGGCCGTGGAAGCACCGGCCAACGATCCGCTGATGATCATTCCGGCCTTGGCTGCCGTGACGGAAAATCTGGCGTTTGGCGTCACTGTGACCACCAGCTATGAACATCCGTTTACCCATGCCCGGCGCTTCAGCACGCTGGATCACCTGACCAATGGCCGGGTCGGCTGGAATATCGTCACGTCTTACCTGTCCAGCGCCGCTCGCAATTTCGGGCTGGAACAAATGATCAAGCATGATGATCGCTATGAGCGCGCCGAGGAATTTCTCGATGTGGCCTACAAGCTCTGGGAAGGCAGTTGGGCCGACGACGCCGTGGTCGCCGACAAGGCGCGCCAGCTCTATGCCAGAGGTGACCGGGTGCGCCCGATCAATCACGAAGGCACACATTATCGGGTGGCCGGCCCTCATTTGACCTCTCCCTCGCCACAACGCACGCCGTTGCTGATCCAGGCGGGCTGGTCGGGACGGGGTCGCGAGTTTGCGGCCAAACATGCCGAGTTGATCTTCATCGCCAAATCCAACCCGCAGGAAATCCGTCAAGGCCTGGAAGACATTTGGGCCAAGGCCCAGGCACGCGGCCGTCAGCGTGAAGATGTGAAATCACTGACGGTGTTGCGCATCGTCACCGCCAAAACCGAAATCGAGGCCCAGCGCAAATACGACGAGTTGCAAAGCAACTATCACTTGCAGGCACAACTGGTCAGCTACGCTGGAGATACTGGCATCGACATCAGCCGCTACGCCGACAGCGATGCGCTCTCGACGCATACCGAAGGCCTGACCTCTTACGTGATGCGCCCTGATGGCAGTGGCAAGCCGCTGACGGCGGGTGATGTCAAACAGCGCTTCGCCAGCGTCACCCGTGGCAGCGACCTGATTCTCGTCGGTACACCGCAACAAGTGGCTGATCGCATCGAAGAGCACGCGCGAATTTCCGGCACCAGCGGCTACATGCTCAACCCGCTGATCAGCCCCGGCAGCCTTGAAGACTTCGTCGAACTGATCATTCCCGAGTTGCAGAAACGCGGCTTGTATCGCACCGAACCTCAGCGCGGAACGTTTCGCTCAAGGCTGCGCGACGATGGGTCGAGTCACTTGCCGGCCTCGGCTTATGGGGCATCGTTTCGCTTCGAAAAATCGCAGTAA
- a CDS encoding helix-turn-helix transcriptional regulator, giving the protein MNSQLFPHIGKVIASTGSRHFPRMLHDLILTQLAVDATHIRQMRVEPVGRAQPRSEPECIKEAPLPAETVYSELSTLPSANDLPTPEPSTVTDASQLHLTRRKDGYRYVISVYRCGPAKRFSAHERSLLQDISPVLLPMVEKHINALQPANTDAQGQSQEQSDSTLLGLETLRLRFCERVEQLGLSLSNREMEVCVGLLAGRTAPELAEQLQLKVNTVESYLKRAAIKLGISGRHSLMRWMYSPKDCPAACGPSNAA; this is encoded by the coding sequence ATGAACTCACAGCTGTTTCCTCACATTGGCAAGGTCATCGCCAGCACTGGCAGCCGACATTTCCCACGGATGCTGCATGACCTTATCCTGACCCAACTGGCGGTGGACGCCACGCACATCCGGCAGATGCGCGTGGAACCGGTCGGACGCGCACAACCGCGCAGTGAGCCCGAATGTATCAAGGAAGCGCCACTGCCGGCTGAAACGGTGTATTCCGAGCTGAGTACTCTGCCGAGTGCCAATGATTTGCCCACTCCCGAACCCTCGACGGTCACCGATGCCTCGCAATTGCACCTGACCCGGCGCAAGGACGGTTATCGCTATGTGATCTCGGTCTACCGTTGCGGCCCGGCAAAACGCTTTTCCGCCCACGAGCGCAGTTTGTTGCAGGACATATCTCCAGTGCTGCTGCCGATGGTCGAGAAACACATCAACGCCCTGCAACCGGCGAACACTGACGCCCAGGGACAATCTCAGGAGCAATCGGATTCAACCCTGCTGGGCCTGGAAACCCTGCGCCTGCGCTTTTGCGAGCGCGTGGAGCAACTGGGGCTGAGCTTGTCGAACCGCGAAATGGAAGTGTGTGTCGGCCTGCTCGCCGGGCGCACCGCGCCTGAACTGGCCGAGCAGTTGCAACTGAAGGTCAACACCGTGGAGAGCTATCTCAAGCGCGCTGCGATCAAACTGGGTATCAGCGGCCGTCACTCGCTGATGCGCTGGATGTACTCGCCAAAGGACTGCCCGGCAGCCTGCGGTCCGTCTAACGCGGCCTGA
- the glcE gene encoding glycolate oxidase subunit GlcE, with translation MVREKDVDDSLALLDQVNQALQDATPLRIQGANSKAFLGRIVAGEILDTRAHRGIISYDPTELVITARCGTPLAELLEVLDASQQMLPCEPPAFADDATVGGMIASGLSGPRRPWSGSVRDFVLGTRIITGHGKHLRFGGEVMKNVAGYDLSRLMAGSYGSLGVITEVSLKVLPKPRECLSISLEMDSERALQRLAEWGQQPLPISAACHDGQRLHLRLEGGEGSVAAARDRLGGEMLDGAYWSDLNEQRLDFFDEDQPLWRLSVPNNTSPLALSGAQLLDWGGAQRWLKSGADAALIRQVVSAVGGHATCYSHGLIDTPFHPLSTALLHYHRRLKQQLDPQGIFNPGRLYAEL, from the coding sequence ATGGTCCGAGAAAAGGATGTCGACGACAGCCTCGCGCTGCTCGATCAGGTCAATCAGGCGTTGCAGGACGCCACGCCACTGCGGATTCAGGGCGCCAACAGCAAGGCGTTTCTGGGGCGCATCGTCGCCGGAGAAATCCTCGACACCCGCGCCCATCGCGGCATCATCAGCTACGACCCGACCGAACTGGTGATCACCGCACGCTGCGGCACACCGCTGGCCGAACTGCTTGAGGTGCTGGACGCTTCACAACAAATGCTGCCGTGCGAACCACCGGCCTTCGCCGACGACGCAACGGTGGGCGGGATGATCGCCAGCGGACTGTCGGGTCCTCGGCGTCCGTGGTCCGGGTCGGTGCGGGATTTCGTGCTCGGTACGCGGATCATTACCGGTCATGGCAAGCACCTGCGTTTTGGCGGTGAAGTCATGAAAAACGTCGCCGGTTATGACCTGTCGCGACTGATGGCTGGCAGTTACGGCTCGCTGGGGGTGATTACCGAAGTCTCGCTCAAGGTTCTGCCCAAACCGCGTGAGTGCCTGAGTATCAGTCTGGAAATGGACAGCGAGCGGGCCTTGCAACGCCTGGCGGAATGGGGTCAACAGCCGTTGCCGATCAGCGCCGCGTGCCACGATGGGCAGCGTCTGCACTTGCGTCTGGAGGGCGGTGAAGGCTCGGTGGCGGCGGCCCGTGATCGTCTCGGTGGCGAAATGCTCGATGGCGCTTATTGGTCAGATCTGAATGAACAGCGCCTGGATTTTTTTGATGAAGACCAGCCCCTGTGGCGCCTGTCGGTGCCGAACAACACCTCGCCGCTGGCCTTGTCCGGCGCACAATTGCTCGACTGGGGCGGCGCCCAGCGTTGGCTCAAATCAGGTGCCGACGCGGCACTGATTCGCCAGGTGGTTTCGGCTGTTGGCGGGCATGCGACCTGCTACAGCCATGGTTTGATCGACACGCCGTTCCATCCACTGTCGACCGCCCTCCTGCACTATCACCGGCGTCTCAAGCAACAGCTCGACCCTCAGGGCATCTTCAACCCCGGTCGCCTGTACGCGGAGCTTTGA
- the glcD gene encoding glycolate oxidase subunit GlcD, whose product MNILYDEQVDGALPDVDKAALLQALHNQWPTLEVLHQREDLAPYECDGLSAYRTAPLLVVLPRHLDEVQGVLRICHERNVPVVARGAGTGLSGGALPLEKGVLLVMARFNNILHIDPAARTARVQPGVRNLAISQAAAPFGLYYAPDPSSQIACSIGGNVAENAGGVHCLKYGLTVHNLLKVEILTVEGEHLTLGSDALDSPGFDLLALFTGSEGLLGVITEVTVKLLPKPQTAKVLLAAFDSVENAGRAVADIIAAGIIPGGLEMMDNLAIRAAEDFIHAGYPVDAEAILLCELDGVEADVHDDCIRVRQVLEHAGATEVRQAKDEAERVRFWAGRKNAFPAVGRLSPDYYCMDGTIPRRELPGVLQAIAQLSAEYGLRVANVFHAGDGNMHPLILFDANQPGELERAETLGGKILELCVKVGGSITGEHGVGREKINQMCAQFNNDELTVFHAVKAAFDPGGLLNPGKNIPTLHRCAEFGAMHIHAGQLPFPELERF is encoded by the coding sequence ATGAACATTCTCTACGACGAGCAGGTCGACGGCGCCCTGCCGGACGTCGATAAAGCTGCGCTGTTGCAGGCACTGCACAACCAGTGGCCGACGCTGGAAGTCCTGCATCAGCGCGAGGATCTCGCACCGTACGAATGCGACGGCTTGTCCGCCTACCGCACTGCACCGTTACTGGTGGTCCTGCCGCGGCATCTCGATGAGGTGCAGGGTGTTTTGCGAATCTGTCATGAGAGAAACGTGCCGGTGGTGGCCCGGGGTGCCGGCACCGGACTATCCGGCGGCGCGTTGCCTCTGGAGAAAGGCGTGCTGCTGGTAATGGCACGCTTCAACAACATCCTGCACATCGACCCGGCCGCCCGCACCGCACGGGTTCAGCCCGGGGTGCGCAATTTGGCGATATCCCAGGCTGCGGCGCCGTTCGGTCTGTATTACGCACCGGATCCGTCCTCGCAGATCGCCTGCTCCATCGGCGGCAATGTGGCGGAAAATGCCGGCGGCGTGCATTGTCTGAAATACGGTCTGACCGTGCACAACCTGCTCAAGGTTGAGATCCTGACGGTCGAGGGCGAACACCTCACGCTCGGCTCCGATGCGCTCGATTCCCCCGGCTTCGACTTGCTGGCGCTGTTTACCGGTTCCGAAGGCCTGCTGGGCGTTATCACCGAAGTCACGGTCAAACTGCTGCCCAAACCTCAGACCGCCAAAGTATTGCTGGCCGCATTCGATTCCGTGGAAAACGCCGGCCGCGCCGTGGCCGACATCATTGCCGCCGGCATCATTCCCGGCGGCCTGGAAATGATGGACAACCTGGCCATCCGCGCCGCCGAAGACTTCATCCACGCCGGCTACCCGGTGGACGCCGAAGCCATTTTGCTCTGTGAACTCGATGGCGTTGAAGCCGACGTCCACGATGACTGCATCCGCGTCCGCCAGGTGCTGGAGCACGCCGGAGCCACCGAAGTGCGTCAGGCAAAAGACGAGGCCGAGCGCGTGCGTTTCTGGGCCGGACGCAAGAATGCCTTCCCGGCCGTGGGTCGTTTGTCGCCGGATTATTACTGCATGGACGGCACCATCCCGCGCCGCGAACTGCCCGGCGTGCTGCAAGCCATTGCGCAGTTGTCCGCCGAATACGGCTTGCGGGTGGCCAACGTATTCCATGCCGGCGACGGCAACATGCACCCGTTGATTCTGTTCGACGCCAATCAACCCGGCGAGCTGGAACGCGCCGAAACCCTGGGAGGAAAAATCCTCGAGTTGTGCGTGAAGGTCGGCGGCAGTATCACCGGCGAGCACGGCGTGGGACGGGAGAAAATCAACCAGATGTGCGCGCAGTTCAACAACGATGAGCTGACCGTGTTCCACGCCGTCAAAGCCGCGTTCGACCCCGGCGGCCTGCTGAATCCGGGCAAGAACATCCCGACACTGCACCGCTGCGCCGAATTCGGCGCCATGCATATTCACGCCGGGCAACTGCCCTTTCCCGAGCTGGAGCGTTTCTGA
- the proP gene encoding glycine betaine/L-proline transporter ProP, translating to MESKENVSPIRLKDITIVDDAKMRKAITAAALGNAMEWFDFGVYGFVAYVLGKVFFPGADPGVQMIAALATFSVPFLIRPLGGLFFGALGDKYGRQKVLAATIVIMSLSTFAIGLIPSYASIGIWAPILLLLAKMAQGFSVGGEYTGASIFVAEYAPDRKRGFLGSWLDFGSIAGFVLGAGVVVLISTIIGEEKFQEWGWRLPFFLALPLGMIGLYLRHALEETPAFQQHVEKLEQGDREGLAGGPKVSFKEVATKHWRSLMTCIGVVAATNVTYYMLLTYMPSYLSHNLHYSENRGVLIIIAIMVGMLFVQPAIGFISDKIGRRPFIICGSIGLFIFAIPAFMLINSGKIGLIFSGLLILAVLLNFFIGVMASTLPAMFPTHIRYSALAGAFNVSVLIAGLTPTVVAWLVESTQNLYMPAYYLMVTAVIGLITGVTMKETANKPLRGATPAASDIEEARELLQEHHDNIEQKIEDIDAEIAELQSKREHLVQQHPRIE from the coding sequence ATGGAATCAAAGGAAAACGTCAGCCCGATCAGGCTGAAAGACATCACCATTGTCGACGACGCCAAGATGCGCAAAGCCATTACGGCAGCAGCGCTGGGCAACGCGATGGAGTGGTTCGACTTCGGCGTCTATGGCTTCGTTGCCTACGTGCTCGGCAAGGTGTTTTTCCCCGGTGCCGATCCCGGCGTGCAGATGATCGCCGCACTGGCGACCTTCTCGGTGCCGTTCCTGATCCGGCCGCTGGGCGGCCTGTTCTTCGGTGCGCTGGGTGACAAGTACGGACGACAGAAAGTCCTGGCGGCGACCATCGTGATCATGTCGCTCAGCACCTTTGCCATCGGGTTGATCCCGTCCTATGCCTCGATCGGCATCTGGGCGCCGATCCTTCTGCTGCTGGCAAAAATGGCTCAAGGGTTTTCGGTCGGCGGCGAATACACCGGGGCCTCGATCTTCGTCGCTGAATATGCGCCGGATCGCAAACGCGGTTTCCTCGGCAGCTGGCTGGACTTCGGTTCCATCGCCGGTTTTGTCCTCGGCGCGGGTGTGGTGGTGTTGATTTCCACGATCATCGGCGAAGAAAAATTCCAGGAATGGGGCTGGCGACTGCCGTTCTTCCTTGCCCTGCCGCTGGGCATGATCGGGCTCTACCTGCGCCACGCGCTCGAAGAAACCCCGGCGTTCCAGCAGCATGTCGAGAAGCTTGAACAAGGTGACCGAGAAGGCCTGGCCGGCGGCCCGAAAGTGTCGTTCAAAGAGGTCGCGACCAAGCACTGGCGCAGCCTGATGACCTGCATTGGCGTGGTGGCGGCGACCAACGTCACCTATTACATGCTGCTCACCTACATGCCGAGCTATCTGTCGCACAACCTGCACTACAGCGAAAATCGCGGGGTGCTGATCATCATCGCGATCATGGTCGGCATGTTGTTCGTCCAGCCTGCGATCGGTTTCATCAGCGACAAGATCGGCCGCCGTCCCTTCATCATCTGCGGCAGCATCGGGCTGTTCATCTTCGCCATTCCGGCGTTCATGCTGATCAACAGCGGCAAGATCGGCCTGATCTTTTCAGGCTTGCTGATACTGGCCGTGCTGCTCAACTTCTTCATTGGCGTCATGGCGTCCACCCTTCCGGCGATGTTCCCTACCCACATCCGCTACAGCGCGCTGGCCGGAGCGTTTAACGTCTCGGTGCTGATCGCCGGTCTGACCCCGACCGTCGTGGCCTGGCTGGTGGAGAGCACCCAGAACCTGTACATGCCCGCCTACTATCTGATGGTGACCGCCGTGATCGGTCTGATCACCGGTGTGACGATGAAGGAAACTGCGAACAAACCTCTGCGAGGCGCTACACCGGCAGCCTCCGACATCGAGGAAGCGCGGGAGTTGTTGCAGGAGCACCACGACAACATCGAACAGAAGATCGAAGACATCGACGCCGAAATCGCAGAGTTGCAAAGCAAACGCGAGCATCTGGTTCAGCAGCATCCGCGAATCGAATAA
- a CDS encoding MacB family efflux pump subunit, whose amino-acid sequence MTEPLLQLTGISRSFTAGDREFLALKNINLTINAGEMVAIIGASGSGKSTLMNLLGCLDYATAGSYKINGRETRDLDNQALAELRRDYFGFIFQRYHLLPHLSAMHNVEMPAIYAGTPEPQRHARARELLARLGLEGHLTHRPSQLSGGQQQRVSIARALMNGGEVILADEPTGALDTTSGKEVMRILLELHAAGHTVILVTHDPKVAANAERIIEVSDGEILSDRRNERDTTALTNEDAVPPKSTAARRLVASLGLFKEAFNMAWVALISHRMRTLLTMLGIVIGITSVVSISAIGEGAKRYVLKDIQAIGSNTIDIYSGTSFGDSRSAAIETLVPADVTALNQLYYVDSATPVVGRNLLLRYRNIDLDAQVNGVSDLYFQVRGIKMEAGIPFSESDARRQAQVVVIDHNTRHRLFGEGVDPLGQVILIGNLPCTVIGVAAESKNIFSASKSLNVWVPYETAAGRLLGQRYLDSISVRIKDGQPSKVVEDNVNKLMLQRHGTKDFFTNNLDSVMQTVQKTSRSLALLLSLIAVISLVVGGIGVMNIMLVSVTERTREIGIRMAVGARQSDIRQQFLVEAVMVCLLGGAIGISLSYAIGHLFSLFIKEWEMVFSMTSVLTAVLCSTLIGIVFGFVPARNASRLDPIEALARD is encoded by the coding sequence ATGACCGAACCTCTGCTGCAACTGACCGGCATCAGCCGTAGTTTCACTGCGGGTGACCGTGAATTTCTCGCGTTGAAGAACATCAATCTGACAATCAATGCCGGGGAAATGGTCGCCATCATTGGCGCTTCGGGCTCCGGCAAATCGACCCTGATGAACCTCCTCGGCTGCCTCGACTACGCCACGGCCGGCAGCTACAAGATCAACGGTCGGGAAACACGCGACCTGGACAATCAGGCGCTGGCCGAACTGCGCCGCGATTATTTCGGCTTCATCTTCCAGCGCTACCACCTGCTGCCGCACCTGAGTGCGATGCACAACGTCGAAATGCCGGCGATCTACGCCGGCACGCCGGAGCCCCAGCGTCATGCCCGGGCCCGTGAGCTGTTGGCACGCCTGGGGCTGGAAGGGCACCTGACGCATCGCCCGAGTCAGCTGTCGGGCGGTCAGCAGCAGCGGGTGAGTATCGCCCGGGCCTTGATGAACGGCGGCGAAGTGATCCTCGCGGATGAACCGACCGGCGCCCTCGACACCACCAGCGGCAAGGAGGTGATGCGCATTCTGCTGGAGCTGCACGCCGCCGGGCACACGGTGATTCTGGTGACTCACGACCCCAAGGTCGCGGCCAACGCCGAGCGCATCATCGAGGTCAGCGACGGCGAAATCCTCAGTGACCGCCGCAACGAACGCGACACCACGGCGCTGACCAACGAGGACGCGGTACCGCCCAAGTCCACGGCGGCGCGGCGTCTGGTGGCCAGCCTCGGGTTGTTCAAGGAAGCGTTCAACATGGCCTGGGTCGCACTGATTTCCCATCGGATGCGTACCTTGCTGACCATGCTCGGGATTGTTATCGGCATCACCTCGGTGGTGTCGATTTCGGCCATCGGCGAAGGCGCCAAGCGGTATGTGTTGAAAGACATTCAGGCCATTGGCAGCAACACCATCGATATCTATTCCGGCACCAGTTTCGGCGACAGTCGTTCGGCGGCCATCGAAACCCTGGTGCCCGCCGACGTCACGGCACTCAATCAGCTCTACTACGTCGACAGCGCCACGCCGGTGGTCGGGCGCAATCTGTTGCTGCGCTATCGCAACATCGACCTCGATGCGCAGGTCAACGGTGTCAGCGATCTGTACTTTCAGGTGCGCGGGATCAAGATGGAGGCGGGCATCCCGTTCAGCGAAAGCGATGCACGGCGTCAGGCGCAAGTGGTGGTGATCGATCACAACACACGCCATCGGTTGTTCGGCGAGGGCGTCGATCCGCTGGGGCAGGTGATCCTGATCGGCAACCTGCCATGTACGGTGATCGGCGTGGCGGCGGAAAGCAAAAACATCTTCTCGGCGAGCAAGTCGCTCAACGTCTGGGTGCCCTATGAAACCGCAGCCGGACGGCTGTTGGGCCAGCGTTACCTGGACAGCATCAGTGTGCGGATCAAGGACGGCCAGCCGAGCAAGGTGGTGGAAGACAACGTCAACAAACTGATGCTGCAGCGCCACGGCACCAAGGATTTCTTCACCAACAACCTCGACAGCGTGATGCAGACCGTACAGAAAACCAGCCGCTCACTGGCCTTGTTGCTGTCGCTGATTGCGGTGATTTCCCTCGTGGTGGGCGGCATCGGCGTGATGAACATCATGCTGGTGTCGGTCACCGAGCGTACCCGTGAAATCGGCATCCGTATGGCGGTCGGGGCTCGGCAGTCGGACATTCGCCAACAGTTTCTGGTGGAGGCGGTGATGGTCTGCCTGCTGGGTGGCGCCATCGGTATCTCGTTGAGTTACGCCATCGGCCACCTGTTCTCGCTGTTCATCAAGGAATGGGAAATGGTGTTCTCGATGACTTCGGTGCTTACCGCTGTGCTCTGCTCGACCCTGATCGGCATCGTGTTCGGCTTTGTGCCGGCGCGAAATGCGTCACGGCTCGATCCGATCGAGGCGTTGGCCCGGGATTGA
- the glcF gene encoding glycolate oxidase subunit GlcF, with protein MQTTLSEEARQLPRAEEAESILRSCVHCGFCNATCPTYQLLGDELDGPRGRIYLIKQVLEGNEVTRKTQLHLDRCLSCRNCETTCPSGVDYHNLLDIGRAVVDAAVPRPIGQRVLRAGLRGVAPNSSLFKGLLGVGQIFRALLPDTLQAKLPRSTSAIAPRPVSRHARQVLMLEGCVQPGLSPNTNAAAARVLDRLGISITPARYAGCCGAVDYHLDAQAAGLDRARQNIDAWWPAIEQGAEAIVQTASGCGAFIKDYGHLLCTDPAYAEKAKTVSALAKDLVEVLREEPLESLGIHADQRLAFHCPCTLQHAQKLGGAVESVLTRLGFNLTTVPDAHLCCGSAGTYSITQPALARQLRDQKLNALESGHPDVIATANIGCQAHLDGAGRTPVRHWIELVDAGLPLVSEA; from the coding sequence ATGCAAACCACTCTCAGCGAAGAAGCCCGACAGCTACCCCGCGCCGAAGAAGCCGAGAGCATCCTGCGCAGTTGCGTACACTGCGGCTTCTGCAACGCGACCTGCCCGACCTATCAGTTGCTCGGCGATGAGCTCGACGGCCCACGGGGGCGCATCTACCTGATCAAGCAGGTGTTGGAAGGCAACGAAGTCACCCGCAAGACTCAACTGCACCTGGATCGCTGTCTGTCCTGCCGCAATTGCGAAACCACTTGCCCCTCGGGTGTGGACTATCACAACCTGCTCGATATCGGCCGCGCGGTGGTCGATGCGGCCGTGCCGCGTCCCATCGGCCAACGTGTGTTGCGGGCAGGTTTGCGTGGCGTGGCACCCAATTCCTCTCTGTTCAAGGGACTGCTCGGGGTTGGCCAGATCTTCCGCGCACTGTTGCCCGATACTCTGCAAGCCAAACTGCCGCGCAGCACCTCTGCAATCGCACCCCGTCCGGTTTCGCGGCATGCCCGCCAGGTGTTGATGCTCGAAGGCTGCGTGCAACCGGGTTTGTCGCCCAACACCAACGCGGCGGCAGCACGGGTGCTGGATCGATTGGGGATCAGCATTACACCAGCGCGATATGCCGGCTGCTGTGGCGCCGTGGACTATCACCTCGACGCCCAGGCCGCCGGACTCGACCGCGCCCGCCAGAACATCGATGCGTGGTGGCCGGCCATCGAACAAGGCGCCGAAGCGATCGTGCAGACCGCCAGCGGCTGCGGCGCGTTCATCAAGGATTACGGGCACTTGCTCTGCACCGATCCGGCCTATGCCGAAAAGGCGAAAACCGTGAGTGCGCTGGCGAAAGATCTGGTTGAAGTGTTGCGTGAGGAGCCGCTCGAATCCCTTGGTATTCACGCCGATCAACGCTTGGCCTTCCACTGTCCCTGTACCTTGCAACACGCACAGAAACTCGGCGGCGCAGTGGAGTCGGTGCTGACCCGGCTGGGCTTCAACCTCACGACCGTGCCGGACGCCCATCTGTGTTGCGGCTCGGCGGGCACCTATTCGATAACCCAACCGGCGCTCGCCCGGCAATTGCGCGACCAAAAGCTCAACGCCCTGGAAAGCGGTCATCCAGACGTCATCGCTACCGCCAATATCGGCTGCCAGGCCCACCTCGACGGCGCGGGACGCACGCCGGTCAGGCACTGGATCGAGCTGGTGGATGCCGGGTTGCCCTTGGTGAGCGAGGCGTAG